The genomic region CGATCGCCATCGCGGCCACTGCTTCGATGATGCCGCTCAGCGCTTTCCGCGATGTCGGCGGCATCGTGGGGACATCTGTTTCTGCGCTGTTCCTGGTCGTCATCGGCGTTGCCAATTTCTTCGTACTGCGCGGTATCTGGACAGCGTTCCGTCGTGCAAGACTCGGCGAAACGATCGTTGAGGAAGACCTAGATGCGCTGTTGTCGAACAGCGGCTTCCTCGCGCGCATCTTCCGGCCGATGTTCAAGGTCGTCACGCGCTCATGGCACATGTACCCCATCGGCTTCCTGTTCGGCCTCGGCTTCGACACGGCGACGGAAATCGGCCTGCTCGGGATATCGGCGACACAAGCAGCGCAGGGCATGTCGTTCTGGACGATCCTCGTTTTTCCCGCCCTTTTCACGGCCGGCATGTCGCTGCTCGACACCACCGACAGCGTCCTGATGACCCGTGCCTACGGGTGGGCCTTCATCAATCCGGTCCGCAAGCTCTGGTACAATCTGACGATCACCGCAGCGTCCGTCGCCGTGGCGATCTTCATCG from Rhizobium tumorigenes harbors:
- a CDS encoding HoxN/HupN/NixA family nickel/cobalt transporter, producing the protein MPNPFDDLKDQAGAKITMTYVLLIGFNIGAWVWAWTAFSDRPALLGTAFLAYMLGLRHAFDADHIAAIDNVVRKLVQDNKSPVSVGFFFSLGHSSIVVLASIAIAATASMMPLSAFRDVGGIVGTSVSALFLVVIGVANFFVLRGIWTAFRRARLGETIVEEDLDALLSNSGFLARIFRPMFKVVTRSWHMYPIGFLFGLGFDTATEIGLLGISATQAAQGMSFWTILVFPALFTAGMSLLDTTDSVLMTRAYGWAFINPVRKLWYNLTITAASVAVAIFIGGMEALGLIVDKLGIEGGIWRTIADLNDNLANFGYAVVGIFAASWLISTLVYKLRGYDEVTLNLVPGQSTTT